One genomic region from Rosa rugosa chromosome 1, drRosRugo1.1, whole genome shotgun sequence encodes:
- the LOC133724462 gene encoding bifunctional 3-dehydroquinate dehydratase/shikimate dehydrogenase, chloroplastic-like isoform X1, whose translation MMGTSTLVCAPIMAETVRKMVSDMGKATALGADLVEIRLDYLKVFNSNEDLKTLIKESPLPTLFTYRPKWQGGQYDGDEKHRLDALRLAMELGADYIDVEFQVAHEFIDSIYGKKPDKFKVIVSSHNYQDTPSVEDLGDLVARMQATGADMVSITTTALDITDVARIFQITVHSQVPVIGLAMGERGLISRILCAKFGGYLTSGTLDSGIVSVPGEPAIKDILHVYNFRLIRPGTKLFGVIGKPISHSKSPLLYNEGFKSVGFDGVYLHLLVDDIANFLRTYSSTDFSGFSVGIPHKEAAVKCCDEVDPVAKSIGAVNCIVRRPTDGKLFGLNTDYFGSISAIEDGLRGSHDRGNTTGSPLAGRLFVVMGAGGAGKALAYGAKQKGARIVIANRKYDRARKLADEVGGDALSFAELENFHPEDGTVLANATSVGMQPNIDETPIPKHALRSYSLVFDAVYNPKMTRLLSEAAESGVTVVSGVEMLIGQAYEQFERFTGLPAPKELFRKVMENCL comes from the exons ATGATGGGGACTTCTACACTAGTTTGCGCACCGATAATGGCGGAAACGGTTCGCAAGATGGTGAGTGATATGGGCAAGGCAACAGCCCTTGGTGCTGATCTAGTGGAGATTAGATTGGATTATTTGAAGGTCTTCAATAGCAATGAAGATCTTAAGACCCTAATTAAAGAATCCCCTTTGCCAACTCTTTTCACTTATAG ACCAAAGTGGCAAGGTGGTCAGTATGATGGTGATGAAAAACATCGACTGGATGCTCTTCGATTAGCGATGGAGCTTGGAGCTGATTACATTGATGTCGAGTTTCAG GTTGCTCATGAATTCATCGACTCCATATATGGAAAGAAGCCTGACAAGTTTAAAGTTATTGTTTCTTCCCACAACTATCAAGATACTCCATCTGTCGAGGATCTCGGAGATCTTGTTGCTAGAATGCAAGCCACTGGAGCTGACATGGTCAGCATCACAACCACTGCCTTGGATATTACTGACGTAGCACGCATTTTTCAGATAACTGTGCATTCTCAA GTCCCAGTAATAGGACTTGCAATGGGTGAGAGGGGCTTGATTTCTCGGATACTCTGCGCAAAATTTGGTGGTTACCTTACTTCTGGTACACTCGATTCAGGAATTGTTTCAGTTCCTGGAGAACCTGCCATCAAGGATATATTACATGTATACAACTTCAGACTGATAAGACCTGGTACAAAACTGTTTGGTGTTATTGGAAAGCCTATCAGCCACAGCAAATCTCCTCTTCTCTACAATGAAGGATTCAAGTCAGTAGGTTTCGATGGAGTTTATCTACATCTTTTGGTAGATGACATTGCAAATTTTCTCCGTACTTACTCATCAACTGACTTTTCTGGATTCAG CGTTGGAATTCCTCACAAGGAAGCTGCAGTTAAGTGCTGTGATGAGGTAGATCCAGTTGCCAAG TCAATAGGAGCTGTTAACTGCATTGTAAGGAGGCCAACTGATGGGAAGTTATTTGGCTTAAATACTGACTATTTTGGGTCTATTTCTGCTATCGAGGATGGACTTCGAG GTTCACATGATAGAGGCAATACCACTGGTTCACCTTTAGCTGGTAGGTTGTTTGTTGTCATGGGTGCCGGAGGTGCTGGAAAGGCGCTTGCTTATGGTGCAAAGCAGAAGGGAGCTAGAATTGTTATTGCCAACCGCAAATATG atCGAGCCAGAAAACTTGCAGACGAAGTGGGAGGAGATGCTTTGTCTTTTGCTGAATTAGAAAATTTCCACCCAGAGGACGGCACGGTTCTTGCAAATGCAACATCTGTCGGAATGCAACCGAATATTGATGAGACACCTATTCCTAAG caTGCTCTGAGATCATATTCGTTGGTGTTTGATGCCGTTTACAACCCCAAAATGACTAGACTTTTGAGCGAAGCTGCGGAGTCCGGTGTCACAGTTGTTAGTGGGGTTGAGATGCTCATTGGACAGGCATATGAACAGTTTGAGAGGTTCACCGGATTGCCTG CACCAAAGGaactgtttaggaaagttatgGAAAATTGCCTTTGA
- the LOC133724462 gene encoding bifunctional 3-dehydroquinate dehydratase/shikimate dehydrogenase, chloroplastic-like isoform X2, with protein sequence MELGADYIDVEFQVAHEFIDSIYGKKPDKFKVIVSSHNYQDTPSVEDLGDLVARMQATGADMVSITTTALDITDVARIFQITVHSQVPVIGLAMGERGLISRILCAKFGGYLTSGTLDSGIVSVPGEPAIKDILHVYNFRLIRPGTKLFGVIGKPISHSKSPLLYNEGFKSVGFDGVYLHLLVDDIANFLRTYSSTDFSGFSVGIPHKEAAVKCCDEVDPVAKSIGAVNCIVRRPTDGKLFGLNTDYFGSISAIEDGLRGSHDRGNTTGSPLAGRLFVVMGAGGAGKALAYGAKQKGARIVIANRKYDRARKLADEVGGDALSFAELENFHPEDGTVLANATSVGMQPNIDETPIPKHALRSYSLVFDAVYNPKMTRLLSEAAESGVTVVSGVEMLIGQAYEQFERFTGLPAPKELFRKVMENCL encoded by the exons ATGGAGCTTGGAGCTGATTACATTGATGTCGAGTTTCAG GTTGCTCATGAATTCATCGACTCCATATATGGAAAGAAGCCTGACAAGTTTAAAGTTATTGTTTCTTCCCACAACTATCAAGATACTCCATCTGTCGAGGATCTCGGAGATCTTGTTGCTAGAATGCAAGCCACTGGAGCTGACATGGTCAGCATCACAACCACTGCCTTGGATATTACTGACGTAGCACGCATTTTTCAGATAACTGTGCATTCTCAA GTCCCAGTAATAGGACTTGCAATGGGTGAGAGGGGCTTGATTTCTCGGATACTCTGCGCAAAATTTGGTGGTTACCTTACTTCTGGTACACTCGATTCAGGAATTGTTTCAGTTCCTGGAGAACCTGCCATCAAGGATATATTACATGTATACAACTTCAGACTGATAAGACCTGGTACAAAACTGTTTGGTGTTATTGGAAAGCCTATCAGCCACAGCAAATCTCCTCTTCTCTACAATGAAGGATTCAAGTCAGTAGGTTTCGATGGAGTTTATCTACATCTTTTGGTAGATGACATTGCAAATTTTCTCCGTACTTACTCATCAACTGACTTTTCTGGATTCAG CGTTGGAATTCCTCACAAGGAAGCTGCAGTTAAGTGCTGTGATGAGGTAGATCCAGTTGCCAAG TCAATAGGAGCTGTTAACTGCATTGTAAGGAGGCCAACTGATGGGAAGTTATTTGGCTTAAATACTGACTATTTTGGGTCTATTTCTGCTATCGAGGATGGACTTCGAG GTTCACATGATAGAGGCAATACCACTGGTTCACCTTTAGCTGGTAGGTTGTTTGTTGTCATGGGTGCCGGAGGTGCTGGAAAGGCGCTTGCTTATGGTGCAAAGCAGAAGGGAGCTAGAATTGTTATTGCCAACCGCAAATATG atCGAGCCAGAAAACTTGCAGACGAAGTGGGAGGAGATGCTTTGTCTTTTGCTGAATTAGAAAATTTCCACCCAGAGGACGGCACGGTTCTTGCAAATGCAACATCTGTCGGAATGCAACCGAATATTGATGAGACACCTATTCCTAAG caTGCTCTGAGATCATATTCGTTGGTGTTTGATGCCGTTTACAACCCCAAAATGACTAGACTTTTGAGCGAAGCTGCGGAGTCCGGTGTCACAGTTGTTAGTGGGGTTGAGATGCTCATTGGACAGGCATATGAACAGTTTGAGAGGTTCACCGGATTGCCTG CACCAAAGGaactgtttaggaaagttatgGAAAATTGCCTTTGA
- the LOC133724463 gene encoding ethylene receptor: MEACNCIEPQWPADELLMKYQYISDFFIALAYFSIPLELIYFVKKSAVFPYRWVLVQFGAFIVLCGATHLINLWTFNMHSRTVAVVMTTAKVLTAVVSCATALMLVHIIPDLLSVKTRELFLKNKAAELDREMGLIRTQEETGRHVRMLTHEIRSTLDRHTILKTTLVELGRTLALEECALWMPTRTALELQLSYTLHQQNPVGHTVPIHLPVINQVFSSNHAVKISPNSPVARLRPLAGKHMPGEVVAVRVPLLHLSNFQINDWPELSTKRYALMVLMLPSDSARQWHMHELELVEVVADQVAVALSHAAILEESRRARDLLMEQNIALDLARREAETAIRARNDFLAVMNHEMRTPMHAIIALSSLLQETEQTPEQRLMVETILKSSNLLATLINDVLDLSRLEDGSLQLDIATFNLHSVFIEVHNLIKPIASVKKLPVTLNLAADLPVYAIGDEKRLMQTILNVVGNAVKFSKEGSIWITVFVAKSESLRDFHAADFFPVQSDNHFYLRVQVKDSGSGINPQDLPKLFTKFAQNQSLATRNSGGSGLGLAICKRFVNLMEGHIWIESEGLSKGCTANFIVKLGYPERSNESKLPFLPKMQATHGQTNFPGLKVLVMDDNGVSRSVTKGLLEHLGCDVTTVSSTDEFLQVISQEHKVVFMDVCMPGIDGYELAVQIHGKFTKRHERPVLVALTGNINKMTKESCMRVGMDGVILKPVSVDKMRSVLSELLEHRVLFEAM, from the exons ATGGAGGCCTGCAACTGTATTGAGCCGCAGTGGCCGGCTGATGAGCTGCTGATGAAGTACCAGTACATTTCGGACTTCTTTATTGCACTTGCTTACTTCTCAATCCCTCTGGAGTTGATATACTTTGTCAAGAAATCCGCAGTGTTTCCATACAGATGGGTGCTTGTTCAGTTTGGTGCTTTCATCGTGTTGTGCGGCGCCACCCATCTTATTAACTTGTGGACTTTCAACATGCATTCTAGGACTGTGGCCGTAGTAATGACTACTGCCAAGGTTTTGACTGCTGTGGTTTCGTGCGCCACGGCGTTGATGCTTGTGCATATTATTCCTGATTTGTTGAGTGTTAAGACTAGGGAGTTGTTCCTGAAGAATAAGGCTGCAGAGCTTGATAGGGAAATGGGGCTGATTCGGACTCAGGAGGAGACCGGTCGACATGTCAGGATGCTGACACATGAGATTAGAAGTACTCTTGACAGACATACTATACTGAAAACCACACTTGTTGAGTTGGGTAGAACTTTGGCATTGGAAGAGTGTGCGTTGTGGATGCCCACGCGTACTGCGTTAGAGCTGCAACTGTCGTATACACTCCATCAGCAGAATCCGGTAGGACATACCGTACCCATTCATCTTCCTGTGATCAATCAAGTGTTTAGCAGCAACCATGCCGTGAAGATATCACCGAATTCCCCAGTGGCAAGACTGAGGCCACTTGCGGGAAAGCATATGCCTGGAGAGGTTGTTGCTGTTCGTGTCCCTCTCCTGCACCTCTCAAACTTCCAAATCAATGACTGGCCTGAGCTCTCAACAAAACGCTATGCTTTGATGGTGTTGATGCTCCCTTCTGATAGTGCAAGGCAATGGCATATGCATGAGTTAGAGCTGGTTGAGGTAGTTGCTGACCAG GTAGCAGTTGCTCTATCACACGCTGCTATCTTAGAAGAGTCGAGGAGAGCGAGGGATCTGCTAATGGAGCAGAATATTGCACTTGATCTGGCTAGGAGGGAAGCAGAAACTGCAATTCGTGCTCGCAATGATTTCTTGGCCGTTATGAACCATGAGATGAGAACTCCCATGCATGCAATTATTGCTCTGTCTTCCTTGCTGCAGGAAACTGAGCAGACACCGGAGCAGCGCCTAATGGTTGAAACAATATTAAAGAGCAGTAACCTTTTGGCTACCCTCATAAATGATGTATTAGATCTTTCAAGACTTGAAGATGGCAGCCTTCAACTTGACATAGCAACTTTTAACCTCCATTCTGTATTTATAGAG GTTCATAATTTAATTAAGCCTATTGCATCTGTTAAAAAGTTGCCGGTTACATTAAATTTAGCAGCAGACCTGCCAGTGTATGCAATAGGTGATGAAAAGCGCCTTATGCAAACTATTCTAAATGTTGTTGGGAATGCTGTGAAGTTTTCAAAAGAAGGGAGCATCTGGATTACAGTTTTTGTTGCAAAATCAGAATCTTTAAGAGATTTCCATGCTGCTGACTTTTTTCCTGTGCAAAGTGATAATCACTTTTATCTGCGTGTACAG GTAAAAGATTCAGGATCTGGAATCAATCCCCAGGATCTTCCGAAGCTATTCACCAAATTCGCACAGAATCAGTCATTAGCTACTAGAAATTCTGGTGGTAGTGGACTTGGTTTGGCCATCTGTAAGAG ATTTGTAAATCTTATGGAGGGGCATATTTGGATTGAAAGTGAAGGTCTCAGCAAGGGATGCACTGCCAATTTCATTGTGAAGCTCGGCTATCCGGAGCGATCAAATGAGTCTAAGCTGCCTTTTCTGCCTAAGATGCAAGCAACTCATGGTCAAACAAACTTTCCAGGGTTGAAAGTTCTTGTCATGGATGATAATGG AGTCAGCAGATCAGTGACAAAGGGACTCCTTGAGCACCTGGGATGTGATGTAACAACCGTAAGCTCAACTGATGAGTTCTTGCAAGTTATTTCACAGGAGCACAAGGTGGTGTTCATGGATGTGTGCATGCCCGGCATAGATGGGTATGAACTAGCTGTCCAGATTCATGGAAAGTTTACAAAACGTCATGAACGTCCAGTATTAGTTGCACTTACTGGAAACATAAACAAGATGACAAAGGAGAGCTGCATGAGGGTTGGTATGGACGGGGTTATACTAAAACCTGTTTCAGTTGATAAAATGAGAAGTGTTTTATCTGAACTACTAGAGCATCGGGTTCTATTTGAGGCAATGTAA